A stretch of DNA from Bacteroidales bacterium WCE2008:
TATACACAAATAATGCTGGACTCGGGAAATCTTGTACCGTTTTCTGGAAATTTCCGTCATTCACCAGGGACCCGGACCTGCTGAACATGATTACGGCCCTGTCTTTCCTCGGTTCGAACCGCCCCTGCTCATCTTTCACCAGCATCTCCACCCCGAGCAGTCCAAGCCTGGAGAGTATATCCATCTTGAAGAACTTCGGATACTCCATCTTGAGCGAACGGTACAAAGCCGTAAGATCCGTTCCGGAATCTATCGATATGTATTTCAGTAGTCTCATTCCAGCCCTCCTTTTCTGAACAGGACAGCACCGTTGACTCCGCCGAAACCTGACAGCAGCTTGATGAACGAAGTCCCGGAAGTCTTGGCAAGAGTGGCGTTGACGTTGATCGGATGAGTGACTCCGAGCTGGCCGAAGCCCTTTGTCGGAAGGATCACTCCCCTGTCGCAGGCCATCATCGAAAGTGCCGATTCGAGAATGCCGGCAGCCCCCATCGTATGACCGAAATACCCTTTGAGAGCATTTACAGGAACATTCTGGAGCCCGGCCCTCTCCAGGGCGAACGATTCCATCTCGTCGTTGTACAGGGTTGCGGTCCCATGGACATTGACAAACGCCAGCTCGCTGACGTCGGCTTTCCGGAGGACATACCGGAGAGCGTTGAAACTGCCTTCTCCGGTCCTGGACGGCCCGGAAATATGGTTCGCATCGTTGCGGACCGCGCCGTCGACGATCTCCCATCCGCCCTCGTGTCCTATGATCATGGCCGCAGACGACTCTCCCAGATTCAGGCCGTCTCTGCCGGCGTCGAACGGACGGCACGGGGCCATGGACAAAGCCTTCAGCGACTGGAAGCCCGATACGATGAACCGGCTCTGGATTTCGGTTCCGATGACGACTATATGGTCATAATCCCCGTGAAGAATCATTCTGCGGGCCTGGACTATCGCCGCCAGTCCCGAGATGCAGGCGTTGGAGACTACCAGCGGAGGGTTGGGATTATTGAACGCCCGCGCTATCCTGACAGCCGAATGGGCCAGGGTGACATCTTCGCTGCCGATGGCCTCTATGTTTCCTTTGATCGAAGAAAGCACGAAGCCGACTCTGCCGGAATCAGGACGGATGCCGGCGGCTTCTATGGCCTTTCTGGCAGCCTCGATCGAGACAGTCTCGAAGAGGTTGTAGCCAGGCTCCCTGTATTTTTCCCTGTCAAGCAATGAGGCCACGAACGGCTCTTTGCAGCCGAACGTGCCGTCATGACGGCAAAGCATGGTCCGCCCCTCCAGGATGGAGCTGAAGACAGCCTCAGCCGTCTCCCCCAGCGGAGTGACCATACCATATGAAATGCATCCTGCTCTACTCATCTTTCAGCGCACTTTTTATCATTGCCTTGGCAATCAATTCGTCATCTATGAATGTTTCTGCCGAAACAGAAGTTATCCCGAAGACTTCCTGGAGGACCGTGATCCTGGTGCGGAGCACCTCGCCGGACTTCGGAAACCTGGATATCTCAAGGTTTCGTACCTGGCCGATGAAGCCTATCTGCACCGGTATATGAAGTATATACTTAGAGATATACCCGA
This window harbors:
- a CDS encoding 3-oxoacyl-[acyl-carrier-protein] synthase-1, with the protein product MRLLKYISIDSGTDLTALYRSLKMEYPKFFKMDILSRLGLLGVEMLVKDEQGRFEPRKDRAVIMFSRSGSLVNDGNFQKTVQDFPSPALFVYTLPNIVTGEIAIRNKYAGETSAYVTDGFDADRIFATVEEAFMDEETRSVICGWIDCPSEIGFEAVIWLVDRDGEGFDSEIIKKIYYGRTDQ
- a CDS encoding 3-oxoacyl-[acyl-carrier-protein] synthase-1 produces the protein MSRAGCISYGMVTPLGETAEAVFSSILEGRTMLCRHDGTFGCKEPFVASLLDREKYREPGYNLFETVSIEAARKAIEAAGIRPDSGRVGFVLSSIKGNIEAIGSEDVTLAHSAVRIARAFNNPNPPLVVSNACISGLAAIVQARRMILHGDYDHIVVIGTEIQSRFIVSGFQSLKALSMAPCRPFDAGRDGLNLGESSAAMIIGHEGGWEIVDGAVRNDANHISGPSRTGEGSFNALRYVLRKADVSELAFVNVHGTATLYNDEMESFALERAGLQNVPVNALKGYFGHTMGAAGILESALSMMACDRGVILPTKGFGQLGVTHPINVNATLAKTSGTSFIKLLSGFGGVNGAVLFRKGGLE